In Engraulis encrasicolus isolate BLACKSEA-1 unplaced genomic scaffold, IST_EnEncr_1.0 scaffold_54_np1212, whole genome shotgun sequence, one DNA window encodes the following:
- the LOC134444394 gene encoding uncharacterized protein LOC134444394, producing the protein MLPPTSWMTSKPLIIDLSAPHGKAVPSINSLIPHDDFSLHYHSVDGAVQLIKEAGPHCQLAKADITSAFKVMPLNPAFWHLFGVRWHGKLYFAVRLTFGCRSSPKIFDTLSESLCWILQNNYDIKLLVHLLDDFLVVTPTSQPPASGITTLSEVFKKLGIPLSPEKTEGPSTRLEFLGIILDTEEFAMALPKEKKDRISVIIETFLIEPSHSKQELLSLLGHLNFAMRVIPQGRPFIAHLLSAASAVPSLSDTVHIDAHGLADLRLWKLFLDEWNGLCLFYNDCVLSPEDLQLFTDAAPSVGFGGYYNGRWFASTWPQAFLRGCADAPSSAVFELYPIVLAAIVWGKEWRTRSVLIHSDNEAVVNAINSTRTKSQTVSPYLRRLVWTAASCQFIIRAAHIPGHHNQIADSLSRFQFQKFRSLAPDADALPTRLPRFSETIFP; encoded by the coding sequence GCTAATAATTGATCTGTCTGCCCCCCACGGGAAAGCCGTCCCAAGTATCAACAGTCTGATTCCCCATGATGATTTTTCGTTACACTATCATTCGGTAGATGGCGCTGTACAATTGATAAAGGAGGCTGGCCCCCACTGTCAGCTGGCCAAAGCGGACATCACTTCTGCGTTTAAAGTCATGCCCCTGAACCCAGCCTTCTGGCACCTCTTCGGCGTTAGGTGGCATGGGAAACTGTATTTCGCTGTACGCCTCACCTTCGGCTGCCGTAGCAGCCCAAAGATTTTTGACACGCTTTCGGAGTCACTGTGTTGGATACTTCAAAATAACTACGACATTAAATTACTCGTGCACCTGCTAGACGATTTCTTAGTTGTCACCCCCACGTCTCAGCCTCCGGCCTCGGGTATCACCACACTATCTGAGGTATTCAAAAAACTGGGAATTCCCCTCTCCCCAGAGAAAACCGAAGGGCCGTCGACAAGGCTGGAATTCCTCGGTATCATCTTAGATACAGAAGAATTTGCAATGGCGCTTcccaaagagaagaaagacagaattTCCGTGATTATCGAAACCTTCCTTATTGAGCCCTCCCACTCGAAACAGGAGCTCTTATCTCTTTTAGGCCACCTAAATTTCGCCATGCGTGTGATTCCCCAGGGTCGTCCTTTCATAGCTCACCTACTCTCCGCAGCTTCGGCCGTTCCGTCGCTCTCTGACACTGTTCACATCGACGCGCACGGTCTCGCGGACCTCAGGTTGTGGAAACTGTTTTTAGACGAATGGAATGGTTTATGTTTGTTTTACAATGACTGTGTTTTATCTCCAGAAGACCTGCAACTGTTTACTGACGCAGCCCCTTCAGTGGGGTTCGGGGGATACTACAACGGGCGCTGGTTCGCATCCACCTGGCCCCAGGCGTTCCTAAGAGGATGCGCAGACGCCCCATCATCGGCCGTGTTCGAGCTCTACCCCATAGTCCTTGCGGCTATAGTATGGGGAAAGGAGTGGCGCACTAGAAGCGTTCTCATCCATAGCGATAACGAGGCAGTCGTCAATGCCATCAACTCCACGCGCACCAAATCTCAAACAGTCTCCCCGTACCTTAGGCGCCTAGTATGGACCGCAGCTAGTTGCCAATTCATAATTCGAGCCGCACACATTCCCGGCCATCACAATCAGatcgctgactctctctctcgtttccaaTTTCAGAAATTCAGATCCTTGGCACCAGATGCGGACGCGCTCCCCACGCGCCTCCCGAGATTTTCGGAGACCATCTTCCCGTGA